Proteins from one Camelina sativa cultivar DH55 chromosome 8, Cs, whole genome shotgun sequence genomic window:
- the LOC104708138 gene encoding histone-lysine N-methyltransferase ATXR5-like isoform X2, with translation MATWNASSPAASPCSSSRRRTKAPARRPSSESPPPRKMKSMAEIMAKSVRVVVQEEDEEEEEDSYGDVACEKCGSGEGDDELLLCDKCDKGFHMKCLRPIVVRVPIGPWLCVDCSDQRPVRRLSQKKILHFFRIEKQTDQTDKSESSQETRKPRRRSCSLTVKKRRRKLLPLVPSDDPERRLTQMGTLATALTALGIKYIDGLNYVPGMAPRSANQSKFEKGGMQVLSKEDLETLEQCQAMCRRGECPPLVVVFDPLEGYTVEADGPIKDLTFIAEYTGDVDYLKNREKDDCDSIMTLLLSEDPSKTLVICPDKYGNISRFINGINNHNPVAKKKQNCKCVRYSIKGECRVLLVATRDISQGERLYYDYNGYEHEYPTHHFL, from the exons ATGGCCACGTGGAACGCTTCCTCCCCAGCGGCGTCTCCTTGCTCATCATCTAGGCGACGAACGAAAGCTCCAGCGAGACGCCCTTCCTCCGAATCTCCACCACCGAGGAAGATGAAATCAATGGCTGAGATAATGGCGAAATCTGTCCGTGTGGTtgtacaagaagaagatgaagaagaagaagaagatagctaCGGTGATGTGGCCTGTGAGAAATGTGGTTCTGGGGAAGGAGACGATGAGCTTCTCCTCTGCGATAAATGCGATAAAGGGTTCCATATGAAATGCCTTAGACCGATCGTTGTTCGTGTCCCCATTGGACCTTGGCTTTGTGTCGATTGTTCCGACCAACGACCTGTAAGAA GGTTATCTCAGAAGAAGATCTTGCACTTCTTCCGGATTGAGAAGCAAACTGATCAAACAGACAAATCAGAATCGAGTCAAg AGACTAGAAAGCCTCGGAGACGATCTTGCTCTTTGAcagtgaagaagagaaggagaaaactGTTACCTTTGGTTCCATCAGATGATCCTGAACGGAGGCTTACACAAATGGGCACACTTGCTACTGCATTAACCGCATTGGGTATCAAATACATCGACGGCTTAAATTATGTTCCCGGTATGGCTCCTCGGTCTGCAAATCAATCCAAGTTCGAGAAAGGTGGGATGCAG GTGCTGTCAAAAGAAGATTTAGAGACATTGGAACAATGTCAAGCTATGTGCAGACGTGGAGAATGCCCTCCTCTCGTTGTGGTATTTGATCCGCTTGAAgg TTACACTGTTGAAGCAGATGGTCCTATTAAAGACTTAACATTCATAGCGGAATATACAGGAGATGTTGATTACTTGAAAAACCGAGAAAAAGACGATTGTGACAGCATCATGACTCTCCTTTTATCAGAAGATCCATCGAAAACTCTTGTTATATGTCCCGACAAGTATGGAAACATATCTCGCTTCATTAATGGCATCAACAATCACAATCC GGTTGCTAAGAAGAAGCAGAACTGCAAATGCGTGAGGTACAGCATAAAAGGAGAATGTCGGGTTCTTCTAGTGGCTACACGCGATATCTCGCAAGGGGAAAGGCTCTATTATGACTACAATGGTTATGAACATGAGTATCCTACTCATCACTTCCTCTGA
- the LOC104708138 gene encoding histone-lysine N-methyltransferase ATXR5-like isoform X1, protein MATWNASSPAASPCSSSRRRTKAPARRPSSESPPPRKMKSMAEIMAKSVRVVVQEEDEEEEEDSYGDVACEKCGSGEGDDELLLCDKCDKGFHMKCLRPIVVRVPIGPWLCVDCSDQRPVRRLSQKKILHFFRIEKQTDQTDKSESSQEETRKPRRRSCSLTVKKRRRKLLPLVPSDDPERRLTQMGTLATALTALGIKYIDGLNYVPGMAPRSANQSKFEKGGMQVLSKEDLETLEQCQAMCRRGECPPLVVVFDPLEGYTVEADGPIKDLTFIAEYTGDVDYLKNREKDDCDSIMTLLLSEDPSKTLVICPDKYGNISRFINGINNHNPVAKKKQNCKCVRYSIKGECRVLLVATRDISQGERLYYDYNGYEHEYPTHHFL, encoded by the exons ATGGCCACGTGGAACGCTTCCTCCCCAGCGGCGTCTCCTTGCTCATCATCTAGGCGACGAACGAAAGCTCCAGCGAGACGCCCTTCCTCCGAATCTCCACCACCGAGGAAGATGAAATCAATGGCTGAGATAATGGCGAAATCTGTCCGTGTGGTtgtacaagaagaagatgaagaagaagaagaagatagctaCGGTGATGTGGCCTGTGAGAAATGTGGTTCTGGGGAAGGAGACGATGAGCTTCTCCTCTGCGATAAATGCGATAAAGGGTTCCATATGAAATGCCTTAGACCGATCGTTGTTCGTGTCCCCATTGGACCTTGGCTTTGTGTCGATTGTTCCGACCAACGACCTGTAAGAA GGTTATCTCAGAAGAAGATCTTGCACTTCTTCCGGATTGAGAAGCAAACTGATCAAACAGACAAATCAGAATCGAGTCAAg aaGAGACTAGAAAGCCTCGGAGACGATCTTGCTCTTTGAcagtgaagaagagaaggagaaaactGTTACCTTTGGTTCCATCAGATGATCCTGAACGGAGGCTTACACAAATGGGCACACTTGCTACTGCATTAACCGCATTGGGTATCAAATACATCGACGGCTTAAATTATGTTCCCGGTATGGCTCCTCGGTCTGCAAATCAATCCAAGTTCGAGAAAGGTGGGATGCAG GTGCTGTCAAAAGAAGATTTAGAGACATTGGAACAATGTCAAGCTATGTGCAGACGTGGAGAATGCCCTCCTCTCGTTGTGGTATTTGATCCGCTTGAAgg TTACACTGTTGAAGCAGATGGTCCTATTAAAGACTTAACATTCATAGCGGAATATACAGGAGATGTTGATTACTTGAAAAACCGAGAAAAAGACGATTGTGACAGCATCATGACTCTCCTTTTATCAGAAGATCCATCGAAAACTCTTGTTATATGTCCCGACAAGTATGGAAACATATCTCGCTTCATTAATGGCATCAACAATCACAATCC GGTTGCTAAGAAGAAGCAGAACTGCAAATGCGTGAGGTACAGCATAAAAGGAGAATGTCGGGTTCTTCTAGTGGCTACACGCGATATCTCGCAAGGGGAAAGGCTCTATTATGACTACAATGGTTATGAACATGAGTATCCTACTCATCACTTCCTCTGA
- the LOC104709856 gene encoding B3 domain-containing protein At2g35310-like, whose protein sequence is RFYFMEKSGWEKFVRDNALGRNELLCFTHKGKMNFSVNIMMQIGKEMLQPPQARDFLASSSKSLLKLNKMDLMEEACTKRKLNFGEKKAEESQNTQRSERAFSIGRDCVVCMFSR, encoded by the exons AGATTCTACTTCATGGAGAAGTCCGGATGGGAGAAGTTTGTGAGGGACAATGCCTTGGGAAGAAATGAGTTGCTTTGCTTCACTCACAAAGGAAAGATGAACTTTAGTGTGAACATCATGATGCAAATTGGCAAGGAGATGCTTCAACCTCCACAAGCCAGAGACTTCTTGGCTTCTTCGAGTAA GTCGCTTTTAAAACTGAACAAGATGGATCTAATGGAGGAGGCATGTACAAAAAGGAAGCTCAACTTTGGGGAGAAGAAAGCTGAGGAGTCCCAAAATACCCAGAGGAGTGAGAGAGCGTTTAGTATCGGGAGAGATTGTGTTGTCTGTATGTTTTCGAGATAA
- the LOC104708139 gene encoding B3 domain-containing protein REM23-like — MGSNPEFVRFYGERTQPSFFKVLNSLDISSENMRAIPHDFARCFPDDELLGTMKITVPWGSTWEVRVSKNPRFYFMEKSGWEKFVRDNALGRNEFLCFTHKEEMDFSVNIMTQTGKEMVQPPKTRDFLASSSRVKTEQEGVKTEEVVVSSELSSRVPRTAAGTSRGGMYKRNLNFGKKKAEESHNTKRTERVFSIRRDHAGASSFSVAGFEIVISKTYLISLGLPRYAANDYLPRVKSMVKIHHPDGEKSWSVVYLVTRRGHLFSGGWRRLCKEYPIAFGDTCKFTLIKPFELLLVVTKP; from the exons atgggtagTAACCCTGAATTCGTTCGGTTCTATGGAGAACGGACGCAGCCAAGCTTCTTCAAAGTTCTTAACAGTCTTGACATCTCTTCCGAAAACATG AGAGCGATTCCTCACGACTTTGCGAGATGCTTCCCTGACGATGAGCTCCTGGGTACGATGAAGATAACAGTGCCTTGGGGAAGCACTTGGGAAGTAAGAGTATCGAAAAACCCGAGATTCTACTTCATGGAGAAGTCCGGATGGGAGAAGTTTGTGAGGGACAATGCCTTGGGAAGAAATGAGTTTCTTTGCTTCACTCACAAAGAAGAGATGGACTTTAGTGTGAACATCATGACGCAAACTGGCAAAGAGATGGTTCAACCTCCAAAAACCAGGGACTTCTTGGCTTCTTCGA GCCGTGTTAAAACAGAACAAGAGGGTGTCAAGACTGAAGAGGTGGTGGTGTCTTCTGAGTTGAGTTCTCGTGTCCCAAGAACAGCAGCTGGAACTAGTAGAGGAGGCATGTACAAAAGGAACCTCAACTTTGGGAAGAAGAAAGCTGAGGAGTCCCATAATACCAAGAGGACTGAGAGAGTGTTTAGCATCCGGAGAGATCATGCAGGCGCATCTTCGTTTTCTGTTGCAGGATTCGAGATCGTTATCTCAAAAACATACCTCATATCCCTG gGGCTCCCGAGATATGCTGCAAATGATTATCTGCCGAGAGTGAAATCAATGGTCAAGATCCATCATCCAGATGGGGAGAAGTCATGGAGTGTGGTGTATTTGGTAACGAGGAGGGGTCACCTTTTCTCTGGTGGATGGAGACGTTTGTGTAAGGAGTATCCTATTGCTTTTGGGGACACTTGCAAATTCACACTCATCAAACCATTCGAGCTGCTTCTTGTTGTCACAAAGCCCTAA
- the LOC104708140 gene encoding uncharacterized protein LOC104708140, producing the protein MTKFRKLGRPAGHRMSMLRTMVSQLVKHERIETTVAKAKEVRRLADNMVQLGKEGSLAAARRAAGFVRGDDVLHKIFTELAYRYKDRAGGYTRMLRTRIRVGDAAPMAYIEFIDRENELRQSKPATPQPPQRVPLDPWERSRLTKQFAPPKEEKTSDSEL; encoded by the exons ATGACGAAGTTCAGGAAGCTTGGCCGGCCGGCGGGTCACCGTATGTCCATGCTTAG GACTATGGTTTCTCAGTTAGTGAAGCACGAGCGTATAGAGACCACTGTCGCCAAG GCTAAAGAGGTTCGTCGTCTTGCTGATAATATGGTTCAACTCGGCAAAGag GGTTCACTCGCTGCAGCAAGGCGAGCAGCTGGTTTTGTGAGAGGAGATGATGTCCTTCACAAGATTTTCACAGAATTGGCATATAGATACaa AGATAGAGCTGGTGGATACACAAGAATGCTCCGTACCCGCATACGAGTTGGTGACGCTGCTCCAATGGCCTATATCGA GTTTATTGACAGAGAGAACGAGCTTAGGCAATCGAAACCAGCAACACCTCAACCACCACAACGAGTACCGTTGGATCCATGGGAAAGATCTCGGCTCACCAAGCAATTTGCTCCTCCTAAGGAAGAGAAAACCTCTGATTCTGAGCTATAA
- the LOC104708141 gene encoding probable pectinesterase/pectinesterase inhibitor 51 — MASSKLHHHHPHRRKHPIRCVSLLIITMSTILILLFSLFLFSSPSSSSRHHHSHHSSRRSPSADTPPANPSAQIRLACNATRYPDQCVSSLSEPGRVPPDPKPIQIIHSAISISSRNLKTAQSNIRSIVDSSVGNINRTNAANTCLQLLTYSEYRTQSTDKALTRGKIKDARAWMSAALVYQYDSWSALKYVNDTSQVGETMSFLDGLIHLTSNALSMMVSYNNFGDNVASWTYPATERDGFWEKTGPGLGSGPSTGPNLGFPSGLKEDVTVCKDGSCGYKTVQDAVKAAPVDNGMRKFVIRIREGVYEENVIVPFEKKNVVFIGDGMGKTVITGSLNAGMPGITTYNTATVGVVGDGFMARDLTFQNTAGPDAHQAVAFRSDSDFSLLENCEFLGNQDTLYAHGLRQFYKNCRIQGNVDFIFGNSAAVFQDCEILIAPRQLKPEKGEKNAVTAQGRVDPSQSTGFVFLNCLINGTEEYMKLFNANPKVHKNYLGRPWKDYSRTVFIGCNLEALITPDGWLPWSGDFALKTLYYGESKNTGPGSDRSQRVSWSSEIPEEHVHVYSVANFIQADEWASMSD; from the exons ATGGCTTCTTCGAaactccatcatcatcatcctcaccGCAGAAAACACCCAATCCGCTGCGTCTCTCTCTTAATCATCACCATGTCCACCATTCtcatccttctcttctctctcttcctcttctcctccccttcctcctcctcccgTCACCATCACAGCCACCACAGTTCCCGCCGATCACCCTCCGCCGACACTCCTCCGGCCAATCCCTCAGCTCAGATCCGTCTCGCTTGTAACGCAACTCGTTACCCAGACCAATGCGTCTCTTCACTGTCCGAACCGGGTCGCGTCCCTCCGGATCCCAAACCAATCCAGATCATCCACTCGGCGATCTCGATCTCTTCCCGAAACCTCAAAACCGCCCAATCGAATATCAGGTCCATCGTAGATTCCTCCGTAGGGAATATTAACCGTACCAACGCCGCGAACACGTGTCTCCAGCTTCTCACTTACTCCGAGTACCGCACCCAATCGACGGACAAAGCTTTGACACGTGGCAAAATCAAAGACGCTAGAGCTTGGATGAGCGCTGCTCTAGTGTACCAGTACGATTCGTGGTCAGCGCTTAAGTACGTCAACGACACCAGCCAAGTCGGCGAAACGATGTCGTTTCTCGACGGACTTATCCACCTCACCAGCAACGCGCTTAGCATGATGGTCTCCTACAATAACTTCGGAGACAACGTCGCGTCGTGGACCTACCCGGCAACCGAACGTGACGGGTTTTGGGAGAAGACTGGGCCTGGTTTGGGCTCGGGTCCTAGTACAGGGCCTAATTTGGGTTTTCCTTCCGGTTTAAAAGAAGACGTCACGGTGTGTAAAGACGGGAGTTGCGGTTACAAGACGGTGCAAGACGCCGTTAAAGCTGCGCCGGTTGATAACGGAATGCGTAAGTTCGTTATAAGGATTAGAGAAGGAGTGTACGAGGAGAACGTTATTGTTCCGTTTGAGAAGAAGAACGTCGTGTTCATCGGAGACGGTATGGGCAAAACGGTCATTACAGGTTCTTTGAACGCCGGTATGCCTGGGATCACTACGTACAACACTGCTACTGTCG gaGTGGTGGGGGATGGATTCATGGCTCGTGATTTAACGTTCCAGAACACGGCGGGACCAGATGCTCACCAAGCGGTGGCGTTTAGATCAGACAGTGATTTTTCTCTGCTCGAGAATTGTGAGTTTCTTGGGAACCAAGACACTCTCTACGCTCATGGTCTTCGTCAGTTCTACAAAAACTGCCGTATCCAAGGGAATGTTGACTTTATATTTGGCAATTCAGCTGCTGTCTTCCAAGACTGTGAGATCTTGATCGCACCGCGTCAACTTAAACCAGAGAAGGGTGAGAAAAATGCAGTCACTGCTCAAGGAAGGGTTGACCCGTCACAGTCTAcgggttttgtgtttttgaacTGTTTGATTAACGGAACAGAGGAGTACATGAAGCTGTTTAATGCTAATCCTAAGGTGCATAAGAACTACTTGGGGAGGCCATGGAAAGATTACTCCAGGACTGTGTTTATAGGCTGTAATCTAGAGGCTTTGATCACTCCTGATGGATGGTTACCGTGGAGCGGTGATTTTGCGCTCAAGACGCTTTACTACGGTGAATCTAAGAACACTGGTCCGGGATCGGATAGGTCACAAAGGGTTTCGTGGAGCAGTGAGATACCAGAAGAGCATGTTCATGTGTATTCGGTGGCTAATTTTATTCAGGCTGATGAGTGGGCTTCCATGTCTGATTGA
- the LOC104708142 gene encoding probable pectinesterase/pectinesterase inhibitor 51 gives MASSKLHHHHPHRRKHPIRCFSLLIVSMSTILILLFSLFLFSAPTSSSRHHHNCRQSLVRLACNATRYPDQCVSSLSQPGRVPPDPKPIQIIHSAISMSSQNHKTAQSKIKSILDSSVGNINRTNAANMCLQLLTYSEHRIQSTDQALTRGKIKDARAWMSAALVYQYDSWSQLKYVNDTSQVRETMLFLDGLINLTSNALSMMVSYDHFGGNVASWTYPATERDGFWEKTGPGLGSGSSAGPNLGFPSGLKEDVTVCKHGKCSYKTVQDAVKAAPVDNGMRKFVIRIRKGVYEENVIVPFEKKNVVFIGDGMGKTVITGSLNAGMPGITTYNTATVGVVGDGFMARDLTFQNTAGPDAHQAVAFRSDSDFSLLENCEFLGNQDTLYVHGLRQFYKNCRIQGNVDFIFGNSAAVFQDCEILIAPRQLKPENGENNAVTAQGRVDPSQSTGFVFLNCLINGTEEYMKLFNANPKVHKNYLGRPWKDYSRTVFIGCNLEALITPDGWLPWSGDFALKTLYYGESKNTGPGSDRSQRVSWSSEIPEEHVHVYSVANFIQADEWASMSD, from the exons ATGGCTTCTTCGAaactccatcatcatcatcctcaccGCAGAAAACACCCAATCCGCTGCTTCTCTCTCTTAATCGTCAGCATGTCCACCATTCtcatccttctcttctctctcttcctcttctccgcTCCCACCTCCTCTTCCCGTCACCACCACAATTGCCGTCAAAGCTTGGTCCGTCTCGCTTGTAACGCAACTCGTTACCCAGACCAATGCGTCTCTTCACTATCCCAACCGGGTCGTGTCCCTCCTGATCCCAAACCAATCCAGATCATCCACTCGGCGATCTCGATGTCTTCCCAAAACCACAAAACAGCCCAATCGAAAATCAAGTCCATCCTAGACTCCTCCGTAGGGAATATTAACCGTACCAACGCCGCGAACATGTGTCTCCAGCTTCTCACTTACTCCGAACACCGTATCCAATCGACGGACCAAGCTTTGACACGTGGCAAAATCAAAGACGCTCGAGCTTGGATGAGCGCTGCTCTAGTGTACCAGTACGATTCGTGGTCACAGCTCAAGTACGTCAACGACACGAGCCAAGTCCGGGAAACGATGTTGTTTCTCGACGGACTTATCAACCTCACCAGCAACGCCCTTAGCATGATGGTCTCGTACGATCACTTCGGAGGCAACGTCGCGTCGTGGACCTACCCGGCAACAGAACGCGACGGGTTTTGGGAGAAGACTGGGCCGGGTTTGGGCTCGGGTTCTAGTGCAGGGCCTAATTTGGGTTTTCCTTCCGGTTTAAAAGAAGACGTGACGGTGTGTAAACACGGGAAATGCAGTTACAAGACGGTGCAAGACGCCGTTAAAGCTGCGCCGGTTGATAACGGAATGCGTAAGTTCGTTATAAGGATTAGAAAAGGAGTGTACGAGGAGAACGTTATTGTTCCGTTTGAGAAGAAGAACGTCGTGTTCATCGGAGACGGTATGGGCAAAACGGTCATTACAGGTTCTTTGAACGCCGGTATGCCTGGGATCACCACTTACAACACTGCTACTGTCG GAGTGGTAGGGGATGGATTCATGGCTCGTGATTTAACGTTCCAGAACACGGCGGGACCAGACGCTCATCAAGCGGTGGCGTTTAGATCAGACAGTGATTTTTCTCTGCTCGAGAATTGTGAGTTTCTTGGGAATCAAGACACTCTCTACGTTCATGGTCTTCGTCAGTTCTACAAAAACTGCCGTATCCAAGGGAACGTTGACTTCATCTTTGGCAATTCAGCTGCTGTCTTCCAAGACTGTGAGATCTTGATCGCACCACGTCAGCTTAAACCTGAGAATGGCGAGAATAACGCAGTCACTGCTCAAGGAAGGGTTGACCCGTCACAGTCTAcgggttttgtgtttttgaacTGTTTGATTAACGGAACAGAGGAGTACATGAAGCTGTTTAATGCTAATCCTAAGGTGCATAAGAACTACTTGGGGAGGCCATGGAAAGATTACTCGAGGACTGTGTTTATAGGCTGTAATCTAGAGGCTTTGATCACTCCTGATGGATGGTTACCGTGGAGCGGGGATTTTGCGCTCAAGACGCTTTACTACGGTGAATCTAAGAACACTGGTCCGGGATCGGATAGGTCACAAAGGGTTTCGTGGAGCAGTGAGATACCAGAAGAGCATGTTCATGTGTATTCGGTGGCTAATTTTATTCAGGCTGATGAGTGGGCTTCCATGTCTGATTGA
- the LOC104708143 gene encoding transcription factor HEC3-like, with the protein MNNNYNNMNPSLFQNYTWNNIINSSNNKNEHHHHQHHNDPIGMVMDQHTHLHIFNPFSSSHFTPLSSSLATTTLFSGDQEDEEEPLEELDAMKEMMYKIAAMQPVDIDPASVKKPKRRNVRISDDPQSVAARHRRERISERIRILQRLVPGGTKMDTASMLDEAIRYVKFLKRQIRLLNNNPGNPPPLPQDQASQAVTTTSWVSRPPPPNFGGREGGGGVLI; encoded by the coding sequence atgaataataattataataatatgaaCCCATCTCTCTTCCAAAATTACACTTGGAACAACATCAtcaacagcagcaacaacaagaatgagcaccatcatcatcaacatcataatGATCCAATCGGTATGGTCATGGACCAACACACCCACCTCCATATCTTCaaccctttctcttcttctcatttcaCTCCCCTCTCATCTTCTCTCGCAACCACCACTCTTTTCTCCGGAGatcaagaagacgaagaagagccTCTAGAAGAACTCGATGCTATGAAGGAGATGATGTACAAGATCGCAGCCATGCAGCCGGTCGACATAGACCCAGCAAGCGTCAAGAAACCCAAACGCCGTAACGTCAGGATCTCCGACGACCCTCAGAGCGTGGCTGCTAGACACCGCCGTGAGAGAATCAGTGAGAGGATCAGAATTCTCCAGAGACTAGTGCCAGGTGGCACCAAGATGGATACAGCTTCAATGCTCGACGAAGCTATACGCTATGTCAAGTTCTTGAAACGGCAGATCCGGCTACTCAATAATAATCCAGGAAATCCTCCTCCCCTGCCGCAAGATCAAGCTTCTCAGGCGGTGACGACAACGTCATGGGTTTCGCGGCCACCACCGCCAAATTTTGGCGGTAgggaaggaggaggaggggtATTGATCTAA